One window of Papaver somniferum cultivar HN1 chromosome 9, ASM357369v1, whole genome shotgun sequence genomic DNA carries:
- the LOC113308883 gene encoding uncharacterized protein LOC113308883, with protein sequence MGEELTVEKGGKWSWNSVALIGALTATATAAITIAKPKDPIFHLMSINLTSFKFNLPLLDAELILTVHVTNPNIVPINYSTSNMKIFYDGSLLGSAQIEAGSQGGKSCELLKLPGRLDGVELAHHAAKFLSDVAKREMILDAVVDIEGMAKVLWWGHKFKVHVDSHITVDPVFLDVIDQQNKSELNLFMMHDIRNKLMDESNQSGQEEEEEYDTDDEGYEKIE encoded by the coding sequence atgggcGAGGAATTAACAGTTGAAAAAGGtgggaaatggagttggaattccGTCGCACTAATCGGAGCCTTAACAGCAACAGCTACAGCAGCAATCACAATAGCAAAACCAAAAGACCCAATTTTCCATCTCATGTCAATCAATCTAACTTCATTCAAATTCAATCTCCCTCTTCTTGATGCTGAACTCATCTTAACCGTACACGTGACTAATCCTAACATAGTTCCGATCAACTACTCTACATCCAACATGAAAATCTTCTACGACGGTTCGTTGCTCGGGTCAGCTCAGATTGAAGCCGGATCACAGGGGGGCAAGTCTTGTGAGCTGTTGAAACTGCCGGGCCGGCTTGATGGCGTTGAGCTGGCTCATCACGCTGCGAAGTTTCTGTCTGACGTGGCGAAAAGAGAGATGATACTGGATGCGGTTGTGGATATTGAAGGTATGGCTAAGGTTCTTTGGTGGGGTCATAAGTTTAAAGTACACGTGGATAGTCATATTACCGTTGATCCTGTTTTTCTTGATGTGATTGATCAACAAAATAAATCCGAGCTTAATCTGTTTATGATGCATGATATAAGGAATAAACTGATGGATGAGTCCAATCAATCTggccaagaagaagaagaagagtatgatactgatgatgagggcTATGAAAAGATTGAGTGA
- the LOC113314252 gene encoding cell wall protein IFF6-like has protein sequence MGLLAKVVLCIILLHHLPWCSGYVQGNENNVEDGQRINRQLISGGGRGGGRSGSSSSSSNHGGGSASRKSPHPSTGNDKSYGSGTASKKSPFTPYGAVYAAGAAHHHNSNNNNHRNMAAPLSCNRNNNIGLLFTALIVAILLVVASS, from the exons ATGGGTCTACTAGCTAAGGTGGTTCTATGCATTATTCtgcttcatcatcttccttgGTGTTCTG GTTATGTACAAGGAAATGAAAATAATGTAGAAGACGGACAAAGGATAAACAGACAACTtattagtggtggtggtcgtggtggtggtagATCAGGGTCATCGTCTTCATCTAGTAATCATGGTGGTGGTTCAGCTTCAAGGAAATCACCTCACCCGTCAACTGGTAATGATAAAAGCTATGGTAGTGGGACGGCTTCTAAAAAGTCACCTTTTACTCCATATGGTGCGGTATATGCAGCCGGTGCGGCTCACCatcacaacagcaacaacaacaaccaccgcAATATGGCTGCCCCTCTCAGCTGCAATAGAAACAACAACATTGGGTTGTTGTTCACTGCGCTTATAGTTGCCATCTTACTGGTGGTAGCATCCTCCTAA